One region of Polynucleobacter sp. Adler-ghost genomic DNA includes:
- a CDS encoding carboxylesterase has protein sequence MSNEVNDLFEEFTLGTSGMAVVFLPGLQGSMLELGSIPKAIKKLGHTSCIPRIHGYSAQSGFDTFDIWLSELDTVVNLLLENHDQVCLVGLSMGATLAIAYEADYQKGLPVVALSPVFAFDGWSVPWYYPLLYVVFKLGITNWHYKESQPYGLRNPEVRRRVAKQILEQETTEVGSASLSAKHLYQSLCLIEFAKKILQDFRSDLKIICSIDDDVVAPTTIDWISKSISSSTCKIIWLGGSYHIITLDNEREIVVNESVEFIQESFFKRKAVVQYSKDAKQLIIRDRIID, from the coding sequence ATGTCCAATGAAGTGAATGATCTTTTCGAGGAGTTTACCCTAGGAACTTCAGGTATGGCAGTAGTATTCCTGCCTGGCCTTCAGGGCTCCATGTTGGAGTTGGGATCGATCCCCAAAGCAATCAAAAAATTAGGGCATACCTCTTGTATTCCCAGAATTCATGGCTACTCTGCTCAAAGTGGCTTTGATACATTTGATATTTGGCTCTCTGAATTAGATACGGTAGTCAATTTACTGCTTGAAAACCACGATCAAGTTTGTTTAGTTGGCTTGAGCATGGGTGCAACACTAGCAATAGCCTACGAGGCTGATTATCAAAAGGGTCTACCAGTAGTGGCCCTCTCCCCCGTTTTTGCTTTTGATGGTTGGAGTGTGCCTTGGTACTACCCATTACTTTATGTTGTCTTCAAACTTGGCATTACGAATTGGCACTATAAAGAATCTCAACCTTACGGCTTACGCAACCCTGAAGTACGTCGTCGTGTTGCAAAACAAATCTTAGAGCAGGAAACTACAGAAGTGGGATCAGCATCTCTCTCAGCAAAACATTTATATCAGTCCTTGTGCCTGATTGAATTTGCAAAAAAAATACTTCAAGATTTTCGATCTGACTTAAAAATCATTTGCTCTATAGATGATGATGTAGTTGCACCAACAACTATTGACTGGATCTCTAAGAGCATCAGCTCTTCAACTTGTAAGATTATTTGGCTTGGCGGCTCTTACCATATCATCACTTTAGATAACGAGCGTGAAATAGTTGTTAATGAATCCGTAGAATTCATTCAAGAATCATTTTTTAAGCGCAAGGCAGTAGTTCAATACAGCAAAGATGCTAAACAATTAATAATTCGTGATCGCATCATTGATTAA
- a CDS encoding AlpA family transcriptional regulator — translation MPIKIYRITEVCEITGLRPSSIYKQIRLKLFPPGIKLTARSTGWSSDAIDAWLKSRIAGDQL, via the coding sequence ATGCCTATAAAGATCTATCGTATTACCGAAGTTTGTGAAATTACTGGGCTTAGGCCTTCTTCAATTTACAAACAAATTCGACTCAAACTATTTCCACCAGGCATCAAGCTCACAGCAAGAAGTACGGGCTGGTCAAGTGACGCAATTGATGCGTGGCTCAAATCTCGAATTGCTGGAGATCAGTTATGA
- a CDS encoding AAA family ATPase — translation MPSLIQLPDLKRAIFEAHQKLPPKTKAPTPKSVVAPKIPETLENISHLKKILEGMDPDPQEHGNRVPWRNTIWGIRDLGWSSGYDIALEYSERGDLFDQTDFDGVWSSELKEKRKISYRSIFFIAKQNGYKGIAEFPSEVTKKTSEVVKQPKGLVTTSADQIIAERVDWLVEDCFPLGMIGVIGGNPGLGKSQIAIKLAALATSGAGSPLQNGFAPIGSVIILANEDDAARTIRPRLEAAGAVLNKVHIVQGIAQEGKELEPFQLDQDVALLRDCATKLGDVRLIIIDPPNAYIGGKTDTYKDSDVRKMLAPLQTLAHDSGALVLLVVHLNKRSDGGAHQRFNGTGAWVAVSRVAYLVGEDELDHTRHMLPVKNNLGNDKYGFIYDIKEKILHSGEDEIKTSHITWVDKSFRSANELLAPSKKTQIKAVDEAKNFLEEELSGGTKPVNDIKEAAKSAGISWASIRRAKDDMYITVKKGSEAWEWTLVQVSNDSNLGAKNV, via the coding sequence ATGCCTAGCTTAATTCAACTACCTGATCTAAAAAGGGCAATCTTTGAAGCCCATCAAAAGCTACCACCAAAAACAAAGGCGCCTACACCCAAAAGTGTAGTTGCACCCAAAATACCTGAGACGCTAGAGAACATATCGCATCTCAAAAAGATCTTAGAGGGTATGGACCCTGATCCACAAGAGCACGGCAATCGCGTACCTTGGAGAAATACCATCTGGGGAATACGCGACCTAGGCTGGAGCTCTGGATACGATATAGCGCTGGAGTATAGCGAGCGTGGTGATCTATTTGATCAAACGGATTTTGACGGCGTGTGGTCAAGCGAACTAAAAGAAAAACGTAAGATCAGCTACAGGAGCATCTTCTTTATAGCAAAACAGAATGGGTACAAAGGTATTGCAGAGTTCCCGTCTGAGGTTACCAAGAAAACTAGTGAAGTCGTTAAGCAGCCTAAAGGCTTAGTTACCACCAGCGCTGATCAAATCATCGCAGAACGTGTTGACTGGTTGGTTGAAGATTGCTTCCCACTTGGCATGATCGGAGTAATTGGGGGTAATCCTGGCCTAGGCAAGTCTCAAATTGCGATTAAATTAGCAGCGCTTGCAACATCTGGAGCTGGGTCGCCACTACAAAATGGATTTGCACCGATAGGTAGCGTCATTATTCTTGCGAACGAAGATGATGCCGCTAGAACAATAAGGCCAAGACTAGAAGCGGCTGGCGCAGTGCTCAATAAAGTGCATATCGTTCAAGGAATTGCGCAAGAAGGTAAAGAGCTCGAACCATTTCAGCTAGATCAAGACGTTGCCTTACTAAGAGATTGCGCCACCAAATTAGGTGACGTTCGCCTAATCATCATTGACCCACCAAATGCGTACATTGGCGGTAAAACCGACACCTACAAGGATTCGGATGTCAGAAAGATGTTGGCCCCACTTCAAACGCTGGCGCATGATAGTGGCGCATTGGTTCTATTGGTGGTGCATTTAAATAAACGCTCTGATGGCGGCGCTCACCAGCGCTTTAATGGAACTGGTGCGTGGGTTGCAGTATCTAGGGTGGCTTATTTAGTTGGCGAAGATGAGCTCGACCACACAAGGCATATGCTGCCAGTCAAAAACAACCTTGGTAATGATAAGTACGGGTTTATTTATGACATCAAGGAAAAGATTCTTCACAGCGGTGAAGATGAAATCAAAACCTCGCACATTACATGGGTAGACAAGTCTTTCCGCTCAGCAAATGAGTTGCTAGCTCCATCGAAGAAGACCCAAATAAAAGCTGTAGATGAGGCAAAGAACTTCCTTGAGGAAGAGCTATCAGGTGGCACCAAACCCGTTAATGACATCAAGGAGGCGGCAAAGAGCGCTGGCATTTCCTGGGCATCAATACGCAGAGCCAAGGACGACATGTATATCACGGTCAAAAAAGGTAGCGAAGCCTGGGAGTGGACGCTTGTTCAAGTAAGTAACGATTCAAATTTAGGAGCTAAAAATGTCTGA
- a CDS encoding MipA/OmpV family protein has translation MMKSVKLTAGLILLCFLSSISAAYAANSIDSDAPNGIPDRVVGDIGAAVYSTNLNIGSTGSQSMALPYGFFDYQRFAMRIDQLAFKTLPVGFGFLEIVGKVDPDSYKVKSTINSQTINKGYQVPIGLGTFQDTPIGAFFLNAYHDFGQSKGNLLEVNYFAEIELISKVVLYPQVGMERQSGSFANYYYGVTPGEAQITGYRAYTASASNNPLAGFLLEIPVADDWYVNLYGKRKWLGSGVNNSPVLTRSYQDTMFMALAYRFK, from the coding sequence ATGATGAAATCTGTAAAACTAACCGCAGGCTTGATATTACTTTGTTTTTTATCAAGCATTTCTGCAGCTTATGCTGCAAACAGTATAGATTCTGATGCTCCAAACGGGATTCCAGATCGTGTTGTGGGTGATATCGGAGCTGCTGTGTACAGCACCAATCTGAATATTGGTAGCACTGGCAGCCAATCAATGGCCTTACCCTATGGATTTTTTGACTACCAGCGCTTTGCCATGCGCATAGATCAGTTGGCCTTTAAAACTTTGCCTGTCGGATTTGGGTTTCTTGAAATCGTAGGTAAGGTAGATCCTGATTCCTACAAGGTCAAATCAACCATTAACAGTCAAACGATTAACAAAGGTTACCAAGTACCTATTGGCCTAGGAACATTTCAAGATACACCTATTGGGGCATTCTTTTTGAATGCCTATCATGACTTTGGTCAATCGAAAGGCAATCTCCTTGAAGTTAATTATTTTGCAGAAATCGAATTGATTAGCAAAGTAGTCCTCTACCCGCAAGTAGGCATGGAACGTCAGTCGGGCTCTTTTGCGAACTACTACTATGGTGTTACTCCTGGGGAGGCTCAAATTACTGGATATCGAGCATATACAGCTTCTGCTTCAAATAACCCATTGGCAGGTTTTTTACTTGAAATACCAGTAGCAGATGATTGGTACGTTAATTTATATGGAAAACGAAAATGGCTAGGTTCAGGAGTCAACAACAGCCCAGTTCTAACTCGCTCATATCAAGATACGATGTTTATGGCGCTTGCCTATCGTTTTAAATAG
- a CDS encoding AGE family epimerase/isomerase: MLTNFTLDEEESLRHWLDDVREGAGYLGIADEEGWSQRHFKNIDELVSLLDSLKPNCALYVSMACYESPSIKRTQDNAAQLCSFWLDLDSHGGGKYQNPEEALADLEKFIEHSNLPVPSYIHHTGHGIHAVWATSEAMSTSEWLPKAQALREIAEDFGLDVDGEVTTDAARVLRIPNTINFRDRAAPIGTKLLEAKPCLA; the protein is encoded by the coding sequence ATGTTAACTAATTTTACTTTAGATGAAGAAGAATCTCTACGCCATTGGCTTGATGATGTACGTGAAGGTGCTGGCTATCTTGGCATTGCAGATGAAGAAGGATGGTCTCAACGGCACTTCAAGAATATTGATGAGTTGGTGTCATTACTCGATTCACTTAAACCCAACTGCGCCCTATATGTCAGCATGGCTTGCTATGAATCTCCAAGTATCAAGCGTACCCAAGATAATGCCGCGCAGCTTTGCTCATTCTGGCTTGATCTAGATAGTCATGGCGGTGGCAAGTACCAAAACCCTGAAGAGGCTCTTGCCGACCTTGAGAAGTTTATAGAACACTCTAATCTGCCAGTTCCGAGCTATATCCATCACACGGGTCATGGCATACATGCAGTATGGGCAACCTCTGAGGCGATGTCTACAAGCGAATGGCTCCCTAAAGCACAAGCATTACGTGAAATTGCGGAAGACTTTGGCCTAGATGTAGATGGCGAGGTCACGACTGATGCTGCTAGGGTCTTGCGCATACCGAACACTATCAACTTTCGAGATCGCGCAGCGCCTATTGGTACGAAGTTATTGGAGGCTAAGCCATGCCTAGCTTAA
- a CDS encoding DUF4118 domain-containing protein → MQIKNSRAWAPHIPSVYGYALLGTLAAFFMRYQFHPLMQAQFPILFFLFNTTLIAYKFGWKPASMSAIIGMILAYYFFIPPFNSFELPTLLDSLNLSIYSLLFFTVIYLIEKLQRERYRAVLIARVSDSRMQIMAKLSAKK, encoded by the coding sequence ATGCAAATAAAAAATTCACGGGCATGGGCGCCTCATATTCCTTCTGTCTATGGATATGCATTGCTTGGAACCCTGGCTGCATTTTTCATGCGCTATCAATTCCATCCATTGATGCAAGCCCAGTTCCCAATATTATTTTTTCTTTTTAACACCACTTTGATTGCTTACAAGTTCGGCTGGAAGCCAGCATCGATGAGCGCCATTATTGGGATGATATTGGCCTATTATTTTTTTATACCGCCATTTAATAGTTTTGAGTTACCTACCTTACTAGATTCTCTAAATCTCAGTATCTATTCGCTTCTATTCTTTACGGTTATTTATTTAATTGAAAAATTACAACGTGAGCGATACAGGGCTGTGTTGATTGCCAGAGTATCTGATTCAAGAATGCAAATAATGGCTAAATTAAGTGCTAAAAAATAA
- a CDS encoding integrase arm-type DNA-binding domain-containing protein: MAAEKLLTEAACKAAKAKAKLYYLNDGAGLRLRIRPDGSRTWIYRYRLGGKEMSSGLGAYPKVTLQIARAKIDEARQHVAKGDNPSTANRVAKANQIIKGEATFGAIAREWLAHNESEWSAHYYERNNGLLKRYLLPDLERMPIDSIQEAYLYTIIKASYDKGTKESARRARGIAAQIFSYARATHRGTINPARDMADNPYFKKPPVKHFSALPQNKVGDLINALNVTGINQKLDLKTVCALRLALYTGLRDNSIRGALWNEIDFENATWTIPSTRMKSGREHQVPLPSQAISALLLIKPLTYRDGNNYIFPGRGKHKIMSENTLRLALHRLGFVVTAHGLRSLITDVLNENRFNPDAIERQLDHSEKNKIRRAYLRSNFMDERIGMMQWFADWCDAQAAGFSMDKVTQLRAAA; this comes from the coding sequence ATGGCTGCTGAAAAATTACTAACTGAAGCCGCATGCAAAGCTGCAAAAGCTAAAGCAAAGCTCTACTATTTAAATGATGGTGCTGGGCTGCGTTTACGCATCCGTCCCGATGGCAGTCGCACGTGGATATATCGCTATCGGCTTGGCGGCAAAGAGATGTCTTCTGGACTTGGCGCCTACCCAAAAGTTACTTTACAAATCGCGAGAGCGAAGATTGATGAAGCCAGGCAGCACGTTGCTAAGGGCGATAACCCGTCTACTGCCAATCGAGTAGCAAAGGCAAACCAGATAATCAAGGGCGAGGCCACCTTCGGTGCTATTGCTAGGGAATGGCTTGCGCATAATGAATCCGAATGGAGTGCGCATTATTACGAGCGAAACAATGGGCTATTAAAGCGCTACCTACTGCCAGACCTGGAGAGAATGCCAATCGATTCCATTCAAGAGGCATATCTTTATACGATCATTAAAGCGTCCTACGACAAGGGTACAAAGGAATCAGCGCGTAGAGCACGTGGAATAGCAGCGCAAATATTCTCATATGCAAGAGCAACTCACAGGGGAACTATTAATCCAGCGCGAGATATGGCTGACAACCCCTACTTTAAAAAGCCGCCAGTTAAGCATTTTTCTGCCCTACCCCAAAACAAAGTAGGCGACCTGATTAATGCGCTGAATGTAACTGGTATTAATCAAAAACTTGATCTCAAGACTGTTTGTGCTTTACGCCTAGCGCTTTACACTGGATTAAGGGATAACTCCATCCGCGGCGCTCTGTGGAATGAGATTGATTTTGAGAATGCTACCTGGACTATACCCAGCACGAGAATGAAAAGCGGTAGAGAACATCAAGTCCCACTTCCATCACAGGCAATTTCCGCCCTGCTCTTAATCAAGCCACTAACGTATCGCGATGGCAATAACTACATTTTCCCAGGCAGAGGCAAACATAAAATTATGTCAGAGAATACTTTACGACTTGCCTTACACAGACTTGGGTTTGTAGTAACGGCACATGGTCTGCGATCCTTAATTACAGATGTTTTGAATGAAAATAGATTTAATCCAGATGCTATTGAGCGTCAACTAGATCATTCAGAGAAAAATAAGATTCGCAGAGCTTATTTGCGCTCCAACTTTATGGATGAGCGGATCGGAATGATGCAATGGTTTGCTGACTGGTGTGATGCGCAGGCTGCTGGGTTTAGTATGGATAAAGTTACTCAACTAAGGGCAGCAGCGTGA
- a CDS encoding NAD(P)/FAD-dependent oxidoreductase has protein sequence MEQVDCVVVGAGVVGLAVAREMALQGRETILLEREDSFGTISSARNSEVIHAGIYYPKDSLKAKLCVEGNRLLYEYCRSHQVSTQAYGKLIVAADASQLDDLQAILYKAQNNQVPDIKMISGAQAKALEPQLRCEAAVLSSSTGVVDSHGLMLSLLGGFEDAGGMVAYQSPLLSAKPIGNNAQGGFELMIGGVDGMTIQTKLLMNCAGLSAPALAQKIEGLSKDRIPKAYFAKGNYFSLSGKSPFSHLIYPIPEPGGLGVHLTLDMGGQAKFGPDVEWLDIDEESQINYTVDPQRGEAFYAAVRQYWPGLKDGALQADYSGVRAKIVPPNAPAGDFYFEGPQQHQLNGLFNLYGFESPGLTSCLAIAQHLEAQIKSSL, from the coding sequence ATGGAGCAGGTTGATTGCGTGGTGGTAGGCGCTGGAGTAGTTGGTTTGGCAGTTGCTCGCGAGATGGCATTGCAGGGCCGAGAAACGATTTTGCTCGAGCGTGAGGATTCTTTTGGAACCATCAGTAGTGCACGCAACAGTGAAGTGATTCACGCAGGGATTTATTACCCTAAGGACTCTCTAAAGGCTAAGCTCTGCGTAGAAGGTAATCGTCTCTTGTATGAATACTGCCGAAGTCATCAAGTGAGCACGCAAGCCTACGGTAAGTTAATTGTTGCTGCAGACGCTAGTCAGTTAGATGACCTTCAGGCAATTCTCTATAAGGCTCAAAATAACCAAGTGCCTGATATCAAGATGATTTCAGGTGCGCAGGCGAAAGCGCTGGAGCCGCAGTTGCGATGTGAGGCAGCAGTGCTCTCAAGTTCAACGGGTGTAGTAGACAGTCACGGATTAATGCTGTCATTGCTAGGCGGATTTGAGGATGCAGGAGGCATGGTTGCCTATCAATCCCCTTTGCTCAGCGCTAAGCCGATTGGCAATAATGCCCAGGGTGGCTTTGAGCTCATGATTGGTGGCGTTGACGGTATGACCATTCAGACGAAATTGCTGATGAATTGTGCGGGACTAAGTGCGCCAGCGCTAGCCCAAAAAATTGAAGGCCTCTCGAAAGACCGAATACCCAAAGCCTACTTCGCAAAAGGCAATTACTTCTCCTTATCAGGTAAATCTCCATTCAGTCATTTGATCTATCCAATACCTGAACCGGGTGGACTAGGTGTTCATCTGACTCTCGACATGGGTGGGCAGGCGAAGTTTGGTCCAGACGTGGAATGGCTGGATATCGATGAAGAGAGCCAGATTAATTACACGGTTGACCCGCAGCGAGGAGAAGCTTTTTATGCAGCAGTTAGGCAGTACTGGCCAGGCTTAAAAGATGGTGCTTTACAAGCAGATTACTCAGGTGTCAGAGCCAAAATCGTCCCGCCAAATGCCCCAGCAGGAGACTTTTACTTTGAAGGACCCCAGCAGCATCAACTGAACGGCTTATTTAACCTCTATGGCTTTGAGTCCCCAGGGCTTACCTCTTGCTTGGCAATTGCTCAGCATTTGGAGGCACAAATCAAAAGTTCTCTATAA
- a CDS encoding DUF2147 domain-containing protein, translated as MTNSLQIITKFIQCTFLGTFLFVSYGNAQSTDPVLGIWKTIDEKTNQPSSLIRLDEKNGELIGTVTELIPTPGETLVTHCNLCKDERKGKPIIGMMIMKGLKKSSPGVWSGGEILDPEEGEIYKVKINLVNDKTLEVRGYIGIPLLGRTQTWVR; from the coding sequence ATGACCAACTCATTACAAATCATTACAAAATTTATCCAATGTACATTTTTGGGTACTTTTCTTTTTGTAAGTTATGGCAATGCACAATCGACAGACCCAGTACTTGGAATTTGGAAAACGATTGATGAGAAAACAAATCAACCCAGCTCATTAATTAGATTAGATGAAAAAAATGGTGAATTAATCGGCACCGTTACTGAGCTAATTCCTACCCCTGGCGAAACACTAGTAACCCACTGCAACTTATGTAAAGATGAGCGAAAAGGTAAACCCATAATCGGTATGATGATTATGAAAGGCCTCAAAAAATCTAGCCCAGGGGTTTGGTCGGGTGGAGAAATTCTAGATCCCGAAGAAGGTGAGATTTATAAGGTAAAAATTAATTTGGTCAACGACAAAACTTTGGAAGTGAGGGGTTATATTGGCATCCCATTGTTGGGTAGAACTCAAACTTGGGTTCGTTAG
- a CDS encoding choloylglycine hydrolase family protein, with the protein MKQIIAHKIVATSLSLTLVFAPFLSEACTAVNITAKDGSVVAGRTMEWAFDMKWQLTVNPKGTAIALTAPSSMKLPASSLSSKYGFAGISPAILPGPPAYLEGQNEAGLAISGNFLPGFTEYQTVSPQDKNYVSILNLGGFILGMFATVKELRNELPKYKVWFDPSEVKGLPTPPWLHFVLTDRSGESIVIEFVKGQMVIHNNLAGVLTNAPTYDWHLNNVRNYLSLTATATPSVTVGNVNVTELGQGGGLIGLPADYTPPSRFVRATYLRQLAYQPSNSIDAVALTGHILDNVDIPMGVARSTDGKQIVSDYTQWINLKDLKNNKMKIANYASRTNFIEIDLNQMFKSGKTKSWLVDKLPYPKNDLTTELLK; encoded by the coding sequence ATGAAACAAATCATCGCTCATAAAATTGTTGCTACATCACTCTCACTAACCTTAGTATTTGCTCCCTTTTTGAGTGAGGCATGTACTGCTGTGAATATCACTGCAAAAGATGGCTCTGTTGTTGCGGGTAGAACAATGGAGTGGGCTTTTGATATGAAGTGGCAGTTAACCGTCAATCCCAAAGGTACAGCTATCGCGTTAACTGCGCCTAGTTCAATGAAATTACCTGCAAGCAGTTTGTCGAGTAAATATGGATTTGCAGGTATCTCACCAGCCATCCTACCAGGACCACCTGCCTACTTAGAAGGTCAAAATGAAGCTGGTCTAGCGATTAGTGGAAACTTCTTGCCAGGCTTTACTGAATACCAGACAGTCAGCCCGCAAGATAAAAACTACGTTTCGATTCTTAATTTAGGCGGCTTTATTTTGGGGATGTTTGCTACAGTCAAAGAGCTGCGTAATGAATTACCAAAATATAAAGTTTGGTTTGATCCAAGTGAAGTAAAGGGTTTACCAACCCCGCCATGGTTGCATTTTGTTTTAACTGATCGAAGTGGCGAGAGTATCGTGATTGAGTTTGTAAAAGGCCAAATGGTCATCCACAATAATCTAGCAGGCGTCTTAACAAATGCCCCAACCTATGACTGGCACCTGAATAACGTACGAAACTATTTGTCACTGACAGCAACTGCTACCCCCTCTGTGACTGTTGGCAACGTTAATGTAACTGAGTTAGGACAGGGCGGTGGTTTGATTGGCTTGCCAGCGGATTACACTCCACCATCGCGTTTTGTCAGAGCCACTTATCTCAGGCAGCTTGCCTATCAGCCTAGTAATAGCATTGATGCTGTTGCGTTAACGGGTCATATTTTAGATAATGTGGACATTCCTATGGGGGTTGCAAGATCTACTGATGGCAAGCAGATAGTCTCTGATTACACGCAGTGGATCAATCTGAAGGATTTAAAAAATAACAAGATGAAGATTGCTAATTATGCAAGTCGCACCAACTTTATCGAGATTGATTTGAACCAAATGTTTAAATCTGGAAAAACAAAAAGCTGGTTAGTGGATAAATTGCCTTACCCAAAAAACGATTTGACAACAGAACTCTTAAAATAA
- the pgi gene encoding glucose-6-phosphate isomerase, producing MSVHAELANQNIHSALDVVLDTAYQGIDTAHWKKLFTSARQSHLEQFIADMFAGKHINNSEDRPALHSALRNLSKTPVMIDGKDVMPAVSEVWHRIDALCNTWVGVTDVIHIGIGGSDFGPRLAIEALAHVPGITSRGMRMHFLANIDTAELARILARSQAHSTRVIVVSKSFTTLETSMNAKAVVAWLKDSGCSTSQITDSLYAVTANIPAAKDFGVSQDNIFPFWDWVGGRYSVWSAVGLPIALQYGFETFKQFLAGAEAMDLHFKNAPLEENLPVIMALSLLHQQEKHQIKAYAAIPYADALDWFPKWLQQLDMESNGKSVDRDGKAVKHSSPVVFGSAGSNAQHSYFQLFHQGTEIIPIDFIAIREPMSDRPEAIAHHRILLSNCLAQAQALANGKSAANPNDVYPGKRPSNLLLLPKLNAFYLGALLALYENRTATLGALWNINSFDQPGVEYGKVLAKPIEKALASHQNDIAASADIDAVTAARINLLNSNN from the coding sequence ATGTCTGTGCACGCCGAATTAGCTAACCAAAATATTCACTCTGCCCTTGATGTGGTGCTCGATACCGCCTATCAAGGAATTGATACTGCTCACTGGAAAAAGCTTTTTACTTCCGCTCGCCAGAGTCATCTAGAGCAATTTATTGCAGATATGTTTGCTGGTAAGCACATTAACAATAGTGAAGATCGCCCCGCCCTTCACTCTGCGCTGCGCAACTTAAGCAAAACGCCGGTCATGATCGATGGCAAAGATGTCATGCCCGCGGTTTCTGAAGTTTGGCATCGCATTGATGCGCTGTGTAATACCTGGGTTGGCGTCACCGATGTCATTCATATTGGCATAGGCGGATCAGACTTTGGCCCTCGCTTAGCAATTGAAGCGCTCGCCCATGTTCCTGGGATTACAAGCCGCGGTATGCGGATGCATTTTTTGGCTAATATTGATACTGCTGAGTTAGCACGCATCCTTGCTCGCTCTCAAGCGCATAGCACTCGTGTCATCGTGGTCTCGAAGTCATTCACGACTCTTGAAACTTCCATGAATGCCAAAGCCGTTGTTGCTTGGCTTAAAGACAGTGGTTGCTCTACCAGCCAAATTACTGATTCTTTGTATGCAGTCACTGCCAACATCCCCGCCGCCAAAGACTTTGGAGTAAGCCAAGACAATATCTTTCCTTTCTGGGATTGGGTGGGTGGCCGCTACTCTGTATGGTCGGCAGTAGGTCTACCAATTGCTTTGCAATATGGCTTTGAGACATTCAAACAATTTTTAGCTGGTGCCGAAGCGATGGATTTGCATTTTAAGAATGCACCTCTTGAAGAAAATCTCCCCGTCATCATGGCACTCTCTTTGCTCCACCAGCAAGAGAAACATCAGATTAAAGCGTATGCTGCTATTCCGTATGCAGATGCTTTAGATTGGTTTCCAAAGTGGTTGCAGCAACTGGATATGGAAAGTAACGGCAAGAGCGTGGATCGGGATGGCAAGGCAGTTAAGCATTCTTCACCAGTGGTATTTGGCAGCGCGGGTAGTAATGCGCAACACTCATACTTTCAGCTCTTTCATCAAGGTACAGAAATCATTCCGATTGATTTCATTGCCATTCGTGAGCCTATGAGTGATCGACCTGAGGCTATTGCGCATCATCGCATTCTACTTTCGAACTGTTTAGCGCAAGCTCAGGCATTGGCAAATGGTAAGTCTGCTGCAAATCCAAATGATGTCTATCCAGGCAAGCGCCCGAGTAACTTGCTATTACTACCCAAACTCAATGCTTTTTATCTGGGGGCCCTGCTTGCACTCTATGAAAACCGTACTGCAACTTTAGGTGCCCTGTGGAATATCAATAGCTTTGATCAACCTGGCGTGGAATACGGCAAAGTACTAGCCAAGCCGATTGAGAAAGCACTCGCGAGTCATCAGAACGATATTGCTGCTAGTGCAGATATCGACGCTGTTACTGCCGCCCGCATTAATCTATTAAATTCAAATAACTAG